The window GGCGGTGGTAGTAATGATGGCGGTGGTCGTAATGATGgttgtagtagtaatgatggcgGTGGTCGTAATGATCGgcggtagtagtaatgatggtggtagtagtaatgatggttgTGTGGTAGTAATGTTGGTTGTAGTATTAATGATGGTGTAgtggtaatggtggtggtagtagtaatgatggcggtagtagtaatgatgggcGGATGTAGTAATGATGGCGGTTGTAGTAATGGTGGTACtaccatattattattatttaattaattaacattattttattacaatgtatattgtatacattgttgcttcgGCAATATAGACGCATTGTTTTTCATgtcaataaagcagcttgaatttgaatgtGAAACttgactaagagagagagagggagacagagagggagggagacagaggaagagagagtgatattaaggtaaagagagggagacagagagggagggagacagaggaagagagagagtgatattaaggtaaagagagggagacagaggaagagagagagtgatattaaggtaaagagagggagacagagagggagggagacagaggaagagagagagtgatattaAGGTAAAGAGAGGGGGTGTGACTTGGTGTTGTACTTGTCgtctatgtgagagagagagaagaactgaCAGAGATGGagcgtatgtatgtgtgttaacTCACTGCTGGTCATGTGGGAGACTTTCTCCATCTTCTTGAGGACAGAGTCCATCCTAGAACCCGTCTGGTCCATCTCCTCTCCAAACTCTCCTAGCATACTGGAACATACAGGACAAAATAGGTGTTAGACAcacacatttcagtcatttaacagatgttcttatccagagcgacttacaggagcaattagggttaagtgccttgctccagGGCAcaaacagatgtttcacctagtcggctctgggattcaaaccagtgatcgtttggttactggcccaacgctcttaaccactaggctacctgctgcttacacacacacacacacacacacacacagacacagacacacacacttagaccatcgagacacacacagtaaactgTCTAAAACACCCCTAAAATACTGGAACATACAGGAGAATCACAAACAATGAACACACGTAAAGTACACACTCACTGAACCCTTCAAACACACACGTCTCAGCATGGGAAGTACACCGTGAGATTACATGACAACAATGGAATTCACATGTAAACGTTCAGTACACACAGAGGCTCCTTCAACCCTTTAAAAGCACGCACATACACTGGAGCAAGGCGGTTAACTCTCAACAACAACTGCTGKccgggcgccgatgacgtcgATTAAAGGCAGCGRCRctctgattcagaggggttgggttaaatgtggaagacacatttcggttgaatgtattcagttgtacaactgactaggtatctcctttcctcacacacacatatgaggCAGCTATTTAAGTCAGGATAACcagtggaagagggagggaggtgtggtCGCTTAAGGGTAGCAGGTGGAGAGGTTCCAACCCCTATTCCCTTCCCCCTCAccaccaaatgtgtgtgtgtgtgtgtgtgtgtgtgtgtgtgtgtgtgtgtgtgtgtgtgtgtgtgtgtgtgtgtgtgtgtgtgtggtgtgtgtatacactCACACAGCCTGCTGGTCTAGTTCATCTCCGATGCGTCCTGACATGTCTTTCAGTACTCTGATGCTTCCTGTCACCAGCTCCAACTGCTCATCCTGGTCCTGCATGATCAACTGTGGagaacacatcatcatcatcctcctcctaaCCCCAACCGTAGCTTCACGTCCACACCGCAGCTAAACCATCATCACATGAACCATCATCTTGTTCCTTCTATATCAACGAGACACAGAAAGCTTCACGCTaaccctcttccctccatcctacCTGCTGTTGTTCCTGTTGATCCTGGATGTATCTGGAGTTGGTTGACACCAGGTGAGACTCCAGACCATCAGACCTGTCCTGCCCAGAGGCACCCATCAGAGCCTGAGATAGACAGAGACCAACTGATGTTACAACGTGTGAGACAGAGGAGATACCTGCATAAGTCAACGTGTATCAAAATAAAGGTGTgtagcgtgagagagagagagaagtgagagagggtgagagaaataGTGTGTAGACAGGTAAACCAACCTGTCTGTTCTTCTTCTCT of the Salvelinus sp. IW2-2015 unplaced genomic scaffold, ASM291031v2 Un_scaffold4569, whole genome shotgun sequence genome contains:
- the LOC112077443 gene encoding LOW QUALITY PROTEIN: syntaxin-10-like (The sequence of the model RefSeq protein was modified relative to this genomic sequence to represent the inferred CDS: inserted 2 bases in 2 codons), producing the protein LCVLSLDPLPGIVESNPGKFRLGXNELQERRDFXERTRQAVQEMKEQLSSPSVVAQAEKKNRQALMGASGQDRSDGLESHLVSTNSRYIQDQQEQQQLIMQDQDEQLELVTGSIRVLKDMSGRIGDELDQQAVMLGEFGEEMDQTGSRMDSVLKKMEKVSHMTSSRRQWCAIGVLVVIMVVVLILFFTL